The following proteins come from a genomic window of Ilumatobacter coccineus YM16-304:
- a CDS encoding septum formation family protein has product MSAPRRPSSVLATLLVAAIGIAACGGGSDDDASVTAVPDTATSETAPPPTDPPVTDPPATDPPATDPPTSDEPVGTEPPATMPTPPVTCGEKVELGEYAVVDCDEPHDSELVSLLPPPQQNAPRDEADFEATLARFCLPDVASYTGKDLSVVTVEIGFVSPTPLGESFEDPVECWVTMTAERSLVGSIAEVGLDAALGDATFLSSLEPGDCYSMVDEQLDSFDIVRLDPCDAEGVEQVVAFVPLESRAYPGQDELVDEAFALCDAAVADTTVDMISSTVAVVYPDEIGWTVAEQRGAACVAYIDTGDAEPVCAIQIPSEGHDPVDCAEPHDSEFAGFVTPPDSDLPTDPIEAEILVTELCAPTVSEYLGGRDLSTSGVGVGFDANTGLGEPFGDDINCWVVVGSPGALDAAIAEVGLEAAMGEHRIIAELDPGTCFTFAPDTYDLGFVVDCTTPDALMAVGLVSVDDDGPWPGDDPLRAIRFDLCSAVLAETSLSVDPTSVSGTFPNEIGWEALGRRYISCDAVPA; this is encoded by the coding sequence ATGAGCGCACCACGTCGACCTTCGTCCGTTCTCGCCACGCTGCTCGTGGCGGCGATCGGTATCGCCGCCTGTGGGGGAGGGTCCGACGACGACGCCTCCGTGACCGCAGTGCCCGACACGGCGACCTCGGAGACGGCCCCACCGCCGACCGATCCGCCCGTCACCGATCCGCCGGCAACCGATCCACCCGCCACCGACCCACCGACCTCCGACGAACCGGTCGGCACCGAGCCGCCGGCAACGATGCCCACCCCTCCGGTCACGTGTGGCGAAAAAGTCGAGCTGGGCGAGTACGCGGTGGTCGACTGCGATGAGCCGCATGATTCCGAACTCGTCTCGCTGCTGCCGCCGCCGCAGCAGAACGCGCCCCGTGACGAAGCCGACTTCGAGGCGACGCTGGCAAGGTTCTGTCTGCCCGACGTGGCGTCGTACACCGGCAAGGATCTGTCGGTCGTGACGGTCGAGATCGGCTTCGTCTCGCCCACACCGCTCGGCGAGTCGTTCGAGGACCCCGTCGAGTGCTGGGTGACGATGACCGCCGAACGGAGCCTGGTCGGCTCGATCGCCGAGGTCGGGCTCGACGCAGCCCTCGGCGACGCCACGTTCCTGAGCTCGCTCGAACCCGGCGACTGCTACTCGATGGTCGACGAACAGCTCGACTCCTTCGACATCGTCCGACTCGACCCCTGCGACGCCGAAGGGGTCGAACAGGTCGTGGCGTTCGTGCCCCTCGAGTCACGTGCCTACCCGGGCCAGGACGAGCTGGTCGACGAAGCCTTCGCGCTGTGCGACGCCGCCGTCGCCGACACCACGGTCGACATGATCTCGTCCACCGTCGCAGTCGTGTACCCCGACGAGATCGGATGGACCGTGGCAGAGCAGCGTGGCGCAGCGTGCGTCGCGTACATCGACACCGGTGACGCCGAGCCCGTCTGCGCCATCCAGATCCCCAGCGAAGGGCACGACCCCGTCGACTGCGCCGAGCCGCACGACTCCGAGTTCGCCGGCTTCGTCACGCCGCCCGACAGCGACCTTCCGACCGACCCGATCGAGGCCGAGATCCTCGTGACCGAGCTCTGTGCACCGACGGTGTCGGAGTACCTGGGCGGGCGCGATCTCTCGACGTCGGGAGTGGGCGTCGGGTTCGACGCGAACACCGGCCTCGGCGAACCGTTCGGCGACGACATCAACTGCTGGGTCGTCGTCGGGTCACCAGGCGCACTCGACGCCGCGATCGCCGAGGTCGGCCTCGAGGCCGCCATGGGCGAACACCGGATCATCGCCGAACTCGACCCGGGCACCTGCTTCACGTTCGCCCCCGACACCTACGACCTCGGGTTCGTCGTCGATTGCACGACGCCCGATGCGCTGATGGCCGTCGGGCTCGTCAGCGTCGACGACGACGGACCGTGGCCCGGTGACGATCCGCTCCGAGCGATCCGGTTCGACCTCTGCAGCGCCGTGCTCGCCGAGACATCACTCTCCGTCGACCCGACCAGCGTGTCGGGCACCTTCCCGAACGAGATCGGGTGGGAAGCGCTCGGCCGTCGCTACATCTCGTGCGACGCCGTGCCCGCCTGA
- a CDS encoding cupredoxin domain-containing protein, with amino-acid sequence MRSTPTPKKIAAATAVLALTMAACSGDSDSDDDSTADAPASAESPRAEPDTDDAADAGSEGSSTSVGIAGSRFDPLETTVAVGDTVSFTNTDPFAHTVTANDGQAVSFDSGEFGQDETFEVTFDEAGSFAYFCEIHPTMRATVVVN; translated from the coding sequence ATGCGTTCAACCCCCACCCCCAAGAAAATCGCAGCCGCCACCGCCGTGCTCGCCCTCACCATGGCTGCGTGCAGCGGCGACTCCGACTCCGACGACGATTCCACAGCAGACGCTCCGGCGTCGGCAGAATCCCCCCGGGCCGAACCGGACACCGACGACGCAGCAGATGCTGGTTCCGAGGGTTCGTCCACGTCGGTCGGGATCGCCGGTTCGCGATTCGACCCACTCGAAACAACGGTCGCTGTCGGCGACACGGTCAGCTTCACCAACACCGACCCGTTCGCCCACACCGTGACCGCCAACGACGGCCAAGCAGTCTCGTTCGACTCAGGCGAGTTCGGTCAAGACGAGACCTTCGAGGTCACGTTCGACGAGGCGGGCTCGTTCGCGTACTTCTGCGAGATCCATCCGACGATGCGAGCCACCGTCGTGGTGAACTGA
- a CDS encoding Fic family protein gives MEQADHKPIGPSSDASSRTGWPPIEFEDCGWESAIDIPRRWQSTFSGPYRAAVVSEIGQLEPVLPAATSALADEATAELVRFDAEMGSEIAPFAAILLRAESAASSRIENLTASAQAVALAELGDTSRRNATEIVANTTAMTAAIALADRLDAAAILAMHSALMEEHDPEIAGRWRSAQVWIGSSNYGPHTAAFVPPHHERVVAAIDDLVQFMQRDDLPVLAQAAIAHAQFETIHPFPDGNGRTGRAIVHCLLRGKRLTHQVTIPISAGLLTDTDSYFDALNAYRDGDPQPIVERFAEASFDSIVNGRELGAELSAIRAAWSEAVGSRRQAIVWRALDVVFRHPVLNNALVMSVLGVSAMGAEAAISELVEIGALKEITGGRRNRKYASLPVLAALDAFAERAGRRSH, from the coding sequence ATGGAGCAAGCGGATCACAAGCCGATCGGACCGAGTTCTGATGCTTCCTCGCGGACAGGCTGGCCGCCGATCGAGTTCGAGGACTGCGGCTGGGAGAGTGCAATCGACATACCGCGCCGCTGGCAGTCGACCTTTTCGGGCCCCTACCGTGCAGCGGTCGTGTCAGAGATCGGTCAGCTCGAGCCGGTCTTGCCGGCTGCGACGTCGGCACTTGCCGACGAAGCCACAGCCGAGTTGGTTCGCTTCGACGCCGAGATGGGATCGGAGATCGCTCCGTTCGCCGCAATCCTGCTGCGCGCAGAATCGGCTGCGTCGTCACGCATCGAGAACCTGACCGCCTCGGCACAGGCGGTGGCCCTCGCCGAACTCGGAGACACATCGAGACGCAACGCAACAGAGATCGTCGCCAATACAACCGCCATGACGGCGGCGATCGCCCTCGCCGACCGGCTCGATGCTGCAGCCATCCTCGCCATGCATTCAGCACTGATGGAGGAGCACGATCCGGAGATCGCCGGAAGATGGCGCTCCGCCCAGGTGTGGATCGGATCGAGCAACTACGGACCGCACACAGCCGCGTTCGTCCCGCCGCATCACGAACGGGTCGTCGCTGCGATCGACGATCTCGTTCAGTTCATGCAGCGCGACGACCTGCCGGTCCTGGCGCAGGCCGCGATAGCCCACGCTCAGTTCGAAACGATCCACCCGTTTCCCGACGGCAACGGGAGAACCGGTCGGGCGATCGTGCACTGCTTGCTTCGAGGCAAGCGATTGACGCACCAAGTGACGATCCCGATCTCGGCTGGACTACTCACCGATACCGACAGCTACTTCGACGCGCTCAACGCCTACCGGGACGGTGACCCTCAGCCGATCGTCGAACGATTCGCCGAGGCCAGTTTCGACAGCATCGTCAATGGGCGCGAACTCGGTGCCGAACTCAGCGCGATTCGTGCAGCGTGGAGTGAGGCGGTCGGTAGCCGGCGTCAGGCGATCGTCTGGAGGGCGCTCGATGTCGTCTTTCGTCATCCCGTTCTCAACAATGCGCTCGTCATGAGCGTGCTCGGTGTCTCAGCAATGGGGGCAGAAGCTGCGATCTCCGAGCTCGTGGAGATCGGAGCGTTGAAGGAGATCACTGGCGGGCGACGCAATCGCAAGTATGCATCGCTCCCGGTCCTGGCAGCGCTCGATGCCTTCGCCGAACGCGCTGGACGCCGATCCCACTGA
- a CDS encoding pirin family protein yields MNRSAIELRIDPRERSVGSSTVRRLLPFRERRMVGPFTFADLIGPEELSDATSPAIDAHPHIGLATVTYLLDGRMVHRDSTGAVATIEPGAVNWMTAGAGVTHTERAHPDDADVQRSLHGLQTWVALPTESEETDAAFEHADASALPVESVGGSGIRLAVGTGWGMESPIVGSSPLALAEVALAAGAPVPISTPHPEIAVLSIDGTVEVNGERVDPGRLAVLDTSQKLLLRGSGTAMVLGGEPLGKRHMFWNFVHSDPDRIEQAKDDWLQQRFPLVPGDHEPYVPLPG; encoded by the coding sequence ATGAACCGTTCCGCCATCGAGCTTCGCATCGACCCCCGTGAGCGCTCCGTCGGGTCGTCGACGGTGCGGCGTCTCCTGCCGTTTCGGGAACGACGAATGGTCGGCCCGTTCACGTTCGCCGATCTGATCGGGCCGGAAGAACTCTCCGACGCCACGTCTCCGGCGATCGACGCCCACCCGCACATCGGGCTCGCGACGGTCACCTATCTCCTCGACGGGCGCATGGTGCATCGCGACTCGACCGGCGCGGTCGCCACGATCGAGCCGGGCGCCGTGAACTGGATGACGGCGGGTGCGGGCGTGACGCACACCGAGCGCGCTCATCCCGACGACGCCGACGTCCAGCGATCGCTGCACGGATTGCAGACCTGGGTGGCGCTGCCCACCGAGTCGGAAGAGACCGACGCCGCCTTCGAGCACGCCGACGCGTCGGCCCTCCCCGTCGAATCGGTCGGCGGCTCGGGCATCCGCCTTGCGGTGGGGACCGGTTGGGGGATGGAGTCGCCGATCGTCGGCTCGTCGCCGCTGGCGCTTGCCGAAGTGGCGCTCGCGGCGGGGGCCCCGGTGCCGATCTCGACGCCCCACCCCGAGATCGCGGTGCTGTCGATCGACGGCACCGTGGAGGTCAACGGCGAACGCGTCGATCCCGGACGGCTCGCCGTGCTCGACACGTCACAGAAGCTGCTGCTCAGGGGATCGGGGACGGCGATGGTGCTCGGCGGGGAACCGCTCGGCAAGCGCCACATGTTCTGGAACTTCGTGCACAGCGACCCCGACCGCATCGAGCAGGCGAAGGACGACTGGCTGCAACAGCGCTTCCCGCTCGTGCCCGGCGACCACGAGCCGTATGTTCCGTTGCCGGGTTAG
- a CDS encoding LLM class flavin-dependent oxidoreductase — protein sequence MTKFGWLSPVAGHAGSGFQPIVMYQEEHILPQALPHFDSLWIADHFYGFDADKKEGFLEAWVTLTWLAARFPDVMLCHHVLGHGYRNPALTAKMASTLQVLSGNRFILGIGAGWREDEYESYGYEFPSNATRLRQLEEVVQICKLMWTDEHPTFDGQYFRIDDAAATPRPDVVPPICIGSSGEQIGLPIVGRHADIWNGSHRGGDEAWTRMRDIVRSSAADAGRDPDSIECSITVGGDLPESDAESAAWVERLGHLRSLGADYFIMDFGHPLDVEPALRFAEQVIAPMKAG from the coding sequence ATGACGAAGTTCGGATGGTTGTCGCCGGTCGCTGGGCACGCAGGGAGCGGGTTTCAGCCGATCGTGATGTATCAGGAGGAGCACATCCTCCCGCAGGCGCTTCCGCACTTCGACTCGCTGTGGATCGCCGATCACTTCTACGGCTTCGACGCCGACAAGAAAGAGGGCTTCCTCGAAGCATGGGTGACGCTCACCTGGCTCGCCGCCCGCTTTCCCGACGTGATGCTGTGTCACCACGTGCTCGGTCACGGCTACCGGAACCCGGCGCTCACCGCCAAGATGGCCTCGACGCTCCAGGTGCTGTCGGGCAACCGGTTCATCCTCGGCATCGGCGCCGGGTGGCGTGAAGACGAGTACGAGTCGTACGGCTACGAGTTCCCGTCCAACGCCACGCGTCTGCGCCAACTCGAAGAGGTCGTGCAGATCTGCAAGCTGATGTGGACCGACGAACACCCGACCTTCGACGGGCAGTACTTCCGCATCGACGACGCCGCGGCCACGCCACGCCCCGACGTCGTGCCGCCGATCTGTATCGGCAGTTCCGGTGAGCAGATCGGGCTCCCGATCGTCGGCCGTCACGCCGACATCTGGAACGGCTCGCATCGTGGCGGTGACGAGGCCTGGACGCGCATGCGTGACATCGTCCGATCGTCGGCGGCCGACGCCGGGCGCGATCCCGACAGCATCGAATGCAGCATCACCGTGGGCGGCGACCTCCCCGAGTCCGATGCCGAGTCTGCGGCCTGGGTCGAACGTCTCGGCCATCTCCGGAGCCTCGGTGCCGATTACTTCATCATGGACTTCGGTCACCCGCTCGATGTCGAGCCGGCGCTCCGCTTCGCCGAGCAGGTCATCGCTCCCATGAAGGCGGGCTGA
- a CDS encoding HalD/BesD family halogenase: MSDTHLDTERHPISDADFIFRCKDRLDRDGALVLAGFARRETIDMVVEQSAGRAADAFYANTTHNVYLSASDPALGDDHPFNRQVVSSKGLIADDEIPADSPLRAIYGDGSFRAFLCGVLGIDEIHPYADDLSSINIHFAAAGMELGWHFDNSSFAVTMLLQAAEGGARFEHVPEVRHADSGDMAFERVGKILDGEEAVQTLDFEPGDLVMFRGRDALHRVTPTEGGTTRLLVVFAFNDRPGVALSESAMTTFYGRTA; this comes from the coding sequence ATGAGCGACACACACCTCGACACCGAACGGCACCCCATCTCCGACGCCGATTTCATCTTCCGGTGCAAGGACCGGCTCGATCGCGACGGCGCGCTCGTCCTCGCCGGGTTCGCTCGGCGCGAAACGATCGACATGGTCGTCGAGCAGTCGGCGGGACGCGCCGCCGACGCCTTCTATGCGAACACCACGCACAACGTGTACCTCTCGGCGTCGGACCCGGCGCTCGGTGACGATCATCCGTTCAACCGCCAAGTGGTGAGCAGCAAGGGACTCATCGCCGACGACGAGATTCCCGCGGACTCACCGTTGCGTGCCATCTACGGCGACGGCTCGTTCCGGGCGTTTCTGTGTGGGGTGCTCGGCATCGACGAGATCCATCCGTACGCCGACGATCTCTCGTCGATCAACATCCACTTCGCCGCGGCCGGAATGGAACTCGGGTGGCACTTCGACAACTCGTCGTTCGCCGTCACGATGCTGCTCCAGGCTGCGGAGGGCGGCGCCCGCTTCGAGCATGTTCCAGAAGTGCGCCATGCCGACTCCGGCGACATGGCGTTCGAACGTGTCGGCAAGATTCTCGACGGTGAGGAAGCGGTGCAGACGCTCGACTTCGAACCGGGCGACCTCGTGATGTTCCGCGGGAGAGATGCGCTTCACCGGGTGACGCCCACCGAGGGTGGCACCACGCGGCTGCTCGTCGTCTTCGCGTTCAACGACCGGCCTGGAGTCGCGCTGTCGGAGTCGGCGATGACCACCTTCTACGGACGCACCGCCTGA
- a CDS encoding ABC transporter substrate-binding protein, giving the protein MTRRSKKVLGLALSFGLLAAACGSDDDGAEAPDDAPAETTAEEPADADEPADADEPADADEPADADEPADAGEPMEEPTGEPFKIGVQNAEGDPNGSFPEYSIAIEAAAEYINTELGGLGGRPIELELCSMVISPDDSQRCANELSAAGVDMALSTLNFFGNHFSIYAGSNIPVIVGTPLTIADFTSPGVFSVGAGGGCLGVHTGLIEFATNQLEELEGIDVQRVAVPWADTPPGVVCYNDLEAKPLDVLNGSEPGDSARAGEKPDLEHIGVPVAPASPDVTPQATEVLSFDPDVIIFSAQGADCWNFLDALGRLGWTPDEIPLVFSSSCTDFDAMRAAGDLAKGIYLVGSSSGLLSPLDSLEGDRLDDATIYQTKGIEYGMTEDDVFKTFASAGFAAMMNIWEIADGLDGEVTAESLAAGLAATDGTKSAYGSTPLDCANAPAPYVAVCNSSVGANIWDGDKLVLVDPEFSGLDLVAGTELRPGG; this is encoded by the coding sequence ATGACCAGACGATCGAAGAAGGTGCTGGGGCTCGCGTTGAGCTTCGGGCTCCTCGCAGCAGCCTGCGGGAGCGATGACGACGGCGCCGAGGCGCCCGACGACGCGCCAGCCGAGACCACCGCGGAGGAGCCGGCCGACGCCGACGAACCCGCCGACGCCGACGAGCCTGCCGACGCCGATGAGCCTGCCGACGCCGATGAACCGGCAGACGCAGGCGAACCGATGGAGGAGCCGACTGGCGAACCGTTCAAGATCGGTGTGCAGAACGCGGAGGGCGACCCCAACGGTTCGTTCCCCGAGTACAGCATCGCCATCGAAGCTGCGGCCGAGTACATCAACACCGAACTCGGTGGCCTGGGCGGACGCCCGATCGAACTCGAGCTCTGCTCGATGGTGATCTCGCCCGACGATTCGCAGCGGTGTGCCAACGAGCTCAGCGCGGCGGGTGTCGACATGGCACTCTCGACGCTGAACTTCTTCGGCAACCACTTCAGCATCTACGCCGGTTCGAACATTCCGGTCATCGTCGGCACGCCGCTGACGATCGCTGACTTCACCTCGCCGGGCGTGTTCTCGGTCGGTGCTGGCGGCGGTTGCCTCGGTGTGCACACCGGACTCATCGAGTTCGCCACGAACCAGCTGGAGGAGCTCGAAGGCATCGACGTCCAGCGCGTCGCCGTGCCGTGGGCCGACACGCCTCCCGGCGTGGTCTGCTACAACGACCTCGAAGCCAAGCCGCTCGACGTGCTCAACGGCTCCGAGCCCGGCGATTCCGCCCGAGCCGGTGAGAAGCCCGACCTGGAGCACATCGGTGTGCCGGTCGCTCCGGCATCGCCCGACGTGACGCCGCAGGCGACCGAGGTGCTCTCGTTCGATCCTGACGTGATCATCTTCTCGGCGCAGGGCGCTGACTGCTGGAACTTCCTCGATGCACTCGGCCGCCTCGGCTGGACGCCTGATGAGATCCCGTTGGTCTTCTCGAGCTCGTGCACCGACTTCGACGCGATGCGTGCCGCCGGTGATCTGGCCAAGGGCATCTACCTCGTCGGCAGCTCCAGCGGCCTGCTCTCGCCGCTCGACAGCCTCGAAGGTGACCGCCTCGACGACGCGACGATCTACCAGACCAAGGGCATCGAGTACGGCATGACCGAGGACGACGTCTTCAAGACGTTCGCCAGCGCAGGCTTCGCCGCCATGATGAACATCTGGGAGATCGCCGACGGGCTCGATGGTGAGGTCACGGCCGAGTCGCTCGCCGCGGGACTCGCAGCCACCGACGGAACGAAGTCGGCATACGGCAGCACCCCGCTCGACTGCGCCAACGCTCCGGCCCCGTACGTCGCCGTGTGCAACTCGTCGGTCGGCGCCAACATCTGGGACGGCGACAAGCTCGTGCTCGTCGATCCTGAGTTCTCCGGCCTCGACCTCGTCGCCGGCACCGAACTCCGCCCCGGCGGCTGA
- a CDS encoding AI-2E family transporter, with product MTGADAAAESDAAGRPVTVDFSTRTLLSAVVVIVLALGVFAAFRTGVDALTKIGIGLVLAVALNPLVAAVERRGPSRRSAAAIVGAIFALGAVVLVFLIGPATIEQAQNFEEELPETIEGFYELPLVGSWLSENDARDKVDEFIADLPTKIDNDSIADLANSLVGGAVSTAIVLVVAFAVMIDGVRLVNLVRSLIPERHRPAADHYARVLYDTFGNYFGGSLTVAAMMGLYVLVIGLVFGVPLAPIAAVWAMFTDLVPQIGGFLGGAFLTLLALSESVPTALIVGALFVIYMNFENHVIQPAIIGEAVDLTPPATMMAALVGGAAGGVPGALVATPLVGAGKRLYLELRYPGEHRGASEREGFVQRLRSLFGRGDSNDD from the coding sequence ATGACCGGCGCTGATGCTGCTGCAGAGTCTGATGCGGCCGGCCGTCCGGTCACCGTCGACTTCAGCACCCGAACGTTGCTGAGCGCGGTCGTCGTGATCGTGCTCGCGCTGGGCGTCTTCGCGGCGTTCAGGACGGGTGTCGACGCACTCACGAAGATCGGGATCGGCCTGGTGTTGGCCGTCGCGCTCAACCCGCTCGTCGCTGCGGTCGAGCGGCGAGGGCCATCACGTCGCTCGGCGGCGGCGATCGTCGGCGCGATCTTCGCACTGGGCGCGGTCGTGTTGGTCTTCTTGATCGGCCCGGCGACGATCGAGCAGGCGCAGAACTTCGAGGAAGAGCTCCCCGAGACGATCGAGGGCTTCTACGAGCTCCCGCTCGTCGGTTCGTGGCTGTCGGAGAACGACGCGCGTGACAAGGTCGACGAGTTCATCGCCGACCTGCCGACCAAGATCGACAACGACAGCATCGCCGACCTCGCGAACTCGCTGGTGGGTGGGGCGGTGTCGACGGCGATCGTGCTCGTCGTCGCGTTCGCCGTGATGATCGATGGCGTTCGACTCGTCAACCTGGTCAGGTCGCTGATCCCCGAACGGCATCGTCCGGCTGCCGACCACTACGCACGCGTCCTGTACGACACGTTCGGCAACTACTTCGGTGGCTCGCTCACGGTCGCCGCGATGATGGGTCTGTACGTGCTGGTGATCGGGCTCGTCTTCGGGGTACCGCTGGCGCCGATTGCCGCGGTGTGGGCGATGTTCACCGACCTGGTCCCGCAGATCGGTGGCTTCCTCGGCGGAGCGTTCCTCACGCTGCTCGCGCTCTCCGAGAGTGTGCCCACCGCGTTGATCGTCGGTGCGCTCTTCGTGATCTACATGAACTTCGAGAACCACGTGATCCAGCCGGCGATCATCGGAGAGGCCGTCGACCTCACACCACCGGCGACGATGATGGCGGCGCTCGTCGGTGGAGCCGCCGGGGGAGTGCCGGGTGCACTGGTCGCCACGCCGCTGGTCGGTGCCGGCAAGCGGTTGTACCTCGAGCTGCGGTATCCCGGCGAGCATCGTGGTGCCAGCGAACGTGAGGGCTTCGTGCAACGCCTCCGGTCGCTGTTCGGCCGGGGCGACTCGAACGACGACTGA
- a CDS encoding AI-2E family transporter has protein sequence MEPAVDGQRSTLRLEIEVRTLLLLLGVVLAALLLASLLSAASRPLGWGLACALVAALLAPLITRLDRHVPHALAVIVVIAGLAITLVAAWVGIASTIVDSVDRIVDEAPAAAAEIEERHTIAQDFGLTERVTNFAEGIEERFGLGAQLERSPSTASTYIVTGILMLFLVVYGPRWASSAIAQIPGDRRRSHVEEVAAAAYSRWVAYIWAAAAQAVALTLVAWPVFWWLDLPGPFVLALLVGMLSAIPYVGIPTAGIGVLLFAAATTDATTIGVVAAFLVVVSSLEIIVVRRRVDSATLYVGPAVPIVVALLGWELYGFGGALFGTITAIFGLSVLHAIDSSHRLHEADAAPASDAPA, from the coding sequence ATGGAACCTGCCGTCGATGGCCAGCGGTCGACGTTGCGCCTCGAGATCGAGGTCCGCACACTGCTCCTGTTGCTGGGTGTCGTGCTCGCCGCGCTCCTGCTGGCATCACTGCTCAGCGCCGCCAGCCGTCCGCTCGGCTGGGGGTTGGCCTGCGCGTTGGTCGCGGCACTCCTCGCGCCGTTGATCACCCGACTCGACCGCCACGTTCCGCACGCGCTGGCGGTGATCGTCGTCATCGCCGGACTCGCCATCACGCTCGTCGCGGCGTGGGTGGGTATCGCGTCGACCATCGTCGACAGCGTCGACCGCATCGTCGACGAGGCTCCCGCCGCGGCGGCCGAGATCGAAGAGCGGCACACGATCGCCCAGGACTTCGGACTGACCGAGCGGGTCACGAACTTCGCCGAAGGCATCGAAGAACGCTTCGGGCTCGGCGCCCAGCTCGAGCGTTCACCGTCGACCGCGTCGACCTACATCGTCACCGGGATCCTGATGCTCTTCCTCGTGGTCTACGGACCTCGATGGGCGAGTTCGGCGATCGCTCAGATCCCGGGCGATCGCCGACGGTCGCACGTCGAGGAGGTCGCTGCGGCCGCCTACTCCCGATGGGTGGCCTACATCTGGGCCGCGGCCGCCCAGGCGGTTGCGCTGACGCTGGTCGCGTGGCCGGTCTTCTGGTGGCTCGACCTACCCGGTCCGTTCGTCCTCGCCCTGCTCGTCGGCATGCTGTCGGCGATTCCGTACGTCGGCATTCCGACCGCCGGCATCGGGGTGTTGCTGTTCGCCGCCGCCACGACCGACGCGACCACGATCGGTGTCGTCGCCGCGTTCCTGGTCGTCGTGTCGTCACTCGAGATCATCGTCGTTCGTCGGCGAGTCGACTCGGCGACGCTGTACGTCGGACCCGCCGTGCCGATCGTGGTGGCACTGCTGGGCTGGGAGCTCTACGGGTTCGGAGGCGCCCTGTTCGGCACGATCACGGCGATCTTCGGACTGTCGGTGCTGCACGCGATCGACAGCAGCCACCGCCTGCACGAAGCCGACGCAGCTCCGGCCTCCGACGCGCCTGCCTGA
- a CDS encoding universal stress protein has protein sequence MSKKITAGYNGSEASSEAVRWAANEARTRGVPLRVVTCPDLPPTTSAAAFGTGAVYDAERSLAEVNAETVRSMIGESHPEVALVVDIVPGSPTSALLEGLEPHDLVAVGASSHEGAALFWVGSTTRHLAHHSPCPVVVVRGAASRGTPDRVVVGVDGSESSDAALRWAADEADLHGAELVVVHAWDYPYRPTDVGSAQGHDITEVDAACTLDTAVEAARERCAATVTPALVEGGPVDALLQTARDGDLLVVGSRGRGALRSRIFGSTANSVLDAAAVPVVIVRPDDA, from the coding sequence ATGAGCAAGAAGATCACCGCTGGGTACAACGGAAGCGAAGCGTCGTCGGAGGCGGTTCGATGGGCGGCGAACGAGGCGCGAACCCGCGGCGTGCCGCTGCGGGTGGTGACGTGTCCGGATCTCCCTCCGACGACGAGCGCAGCTGCGTTCGGGACAGGCGCCGTGTACGACGCCGAACGGTCGCTGGCCGAAGTCAACGCCGAGACGGTTCGCTCCATGATCGGCGAGTCCCATCCTGAGGTGGCACTCGTCGTCGACATCGTGCCGGGGTCGCCGACCTCCGCGCTGCTCGAGGGCTTGGAGCCTCACGACCTCGTCGCCGTCGGCGCGAGCAGCCACGAAGGCGCCGCGCTCTTCTGGGTGGGCTCGACGACGCGCCACCTGGCGCATCACAGCCCGTGTCCGGTCGTGGTGGTCCGCGGGGCTGCCAGCCGAGGGACGCCCGATCGCGTGGTCGTCGGCGTCGACGGGTCGGAGAGCTCGGACGCCGCCCTGCGCTGGGCCGCCGACGAAGCGGACCTCCACGGGGCTGAACTCGTGGTGGTGCACGCATGGGACTACCCGTACCGGCCGACCGACGTCGGTTCGGCACAGGGACACGACATCACCGAGGTCGATGCGGCGTGCACGCTCGACACCGCCGTCGAAGCAGCGCGCGAGCGTTGCGCCGCCACCGTGACCCCAGCGCTGGTGGAGGGCGGACCCGTCGATGCGCTCCTCCAGACGGCACGCGACGGCGACCTCCTGGTGGTGGGATCGCGCGGCCGCGGTGCGCTGCGCTCACGGATCTTCGGGTCGACCGCCAACAGCGTCCTCGACGCCGCTGCGGTGCCCGTGGTGATCGTCCGACCCGACGACGCCTGA